tttattacgttAAAATTGAACGTTACAGCTCTCTATCTCAATTCAAAGAAAAGGCATTGAGGTGAAagcattaaaacaataatttatttcgcaGTTAATGTCTTGCGGCACACCCCCTTTGGTAAGCGTTGCAACTCGCCCTTCAACCTGTTATTAGCACAAAAACACAACATAATACGCGATTTCATACTCGTTTAATTGCACAAGCGATAAGGAAAGTCGCCGCGCTACCCTCTGTAATGGCATGGTAGGAACGTCTAATTAATAGTTCCTGTGCAGCTTTaccatttattattgaaactaTCTGATTCCAACTTTGTTTACTGTTGAATTGTTTCAGAATGTCGATATTTGTGCTTACGGATTTAATATTACGTTGAGTTATTATTTGAGAAATCGTAAATTATAACCTAGCGCTTGTTATGTAGTTTAAAAATGAGAATTACTTTCAGTTATTTACCTACCTTCCGGACAACAAGTGTTTCATCTTCAGCAAGATCTCGAATAATTGTTCCAGAGACAGGAGAAGTTTTGTCTTCATCAAACATCAACCTTCTTACAGCTTTGCTCTTCTTCGCCGGTTGAGTTACTGGTTTTGGAGATTTTTTAGGCCTTTCTTCGACATCTTTAATTTCAACAATATCTGGCGAACTTCTTTCACTTTTGGATGGAGTTTCCGGTTCTGAAGGGAGGCAGGTTTTGAGTTCatcaaaaaattgtttagtAAATTTAAGCTTTTTCGCTTCGGGGCTTTCACTATCGTTAGAGTTTTcgtcatctctttcccttttCTCTGATTTATTGTCTGaatcagatttattttcatctgGATCTTCGAAATGTCGAAATATTTTAGGTGATTTTACGTTTGGTGTTTTATCTTCATTTGATCTTTTCTTCTGAGATGGCGGTGGTGTGCATGGTGGAGTTATTGGAGTTGTGGATTTTAAGGACAGATCTAGAGGCACTAAAGGTTCATTATAGTATGCTAAATATTGCTGGAGTAAGGTTGGAGGATGTTGTGGGACAAGATCGTGAAGATATTCATTGGTAATTCTTAAAGGAGGAGATGCATAATGTTGATAGAATCGCGAAGTTGTCAGTCGATGAAAATGTGGTAATGCTGCCTCCATATTTCCCAaggttctttatttttcaatcatattGATTACTTATGTTTCATTGTACTGTAGCCCtgtcaacaaaataaaaatgaactaTAAATCTATTGTGTTATTTGAACAATGTcattgaaagaaagaaaatgccGGCAAATGTAACAGGTTACAGTCGCAAAACTGATTCAATAGCCCTAGAGTGGTCCATTTCTCTGATTGTAACTACGGATTTCAGGTCAGAAAATTGCTCTTTTCTTCCTGATTTACGagtaataaagagaaaatgtGTAAACACAGTCTTATGTTACTTatctcttattttaaaaattcacgtTGGTAAAAGTTAACTTTACTTTAAGTCAACCAAGGACGGCTCCAGAAAAGCTGGATTTATGCATgtcacaaaacaaaataagtaaagaAAATTAGGTATGTGACTTTAAGGGACTATATTAAAGTCGGCTTCAAAATTGGCCTGCTAgatttattaatgataaatatgGTATGATGTTTACGGattgttttaaagttttacattcataataatcacgtctgtatcccttgcggggaagacataGCCAGTAGttaaaaaggccacgttcagctgtatagcttaatgaataaattgaggttcaaatagcaATCCTATCTTTGTAGGAGAATCGTAAGGTTGCCTATTCCCTTTCCATTATTAGTCatttataagttatatttGACTGTTTTATACAAATTGAGAGGATCTTGAACCTATAAGGTTTATTTAggcattataaatttttaggcgattaattaaagtaataaagttTCTCATTTCCTacgttaaaatttacaaacttttaaattttattttgatagctTTTGTTATAATACTAAGCTTTGTTTCTAAGTGTTCAATGTTTTATCCTTGGCTGCCTAATTACCGACGCCGGCAATGCTCCCACGCTCCCCTTCCACCCTAACAGGACTGTGGTGTTTGTTCTGTGTATTCGGTAAATAAAATGCGTACTAATAAAGTACGCCGGTTAACCGTTGTAAATTTTGTAGGaatcatttatataaacactTTGTGTTGGTTGTTCTCATCAACTGCGTATATACCGTTTTCCCGATACAGAGGGAAATTCAGAAAATTTTCTAACAGAGCTACCATTCATAAGGAATACACGatatcataaattattttagacaTGGATACGGCATAGTATTTGGTTTTTCAATGCTTATAGAAACGATGTTTTATTAGAAAttgaatgttatttataattaggtCTATTGCCTATAAACCAAACTGTATCAAAACgcactttatttttagaacatAGTTTCGAAAAGGGATTGTGGCTAGTGGAAATATGtggtttctgcctacccctccgggaaagaggcgtgatttatgtgtgtgtattgTAATCACATCAGATGAAGTTATTCTTTTGTGTTGGAATCAATATCTTTAACAAATTACTTAACTTGAATATATTACACACATGATTTGTAATCATATACatactaattatattaatcacgtctctatctaCTAAGGAgtagataaagccaacagtcttcattGAGATGAGTTATGTATGGAATGATTGGAATCGGAAGTTCCGATTGCTTTTTTAAAGGATTTTACTTTGTTCTAAGTAATTCCCAACAAAGCAAACCACAACAGGTACGTACTCCTCTGTATATAAGCCGAATGACATAATCCGCCCAAAAGCCGGAGAGTTGGGCGGattgaataatttacataatttggGGGCGGCTGGTTGTGGAAGGGCGGGACTTTTGTCTTTGTTCTATTGCAATGAAAATCATAGAACGATATTATTATCTGTAcgttatttaaatgaattattacaattgtaagtaagaaataatagtttataaattcaaactatttttaactcGTAAAAAGCTAGGctcttatatttatacatattaaatgtaataacGTCTCTCGTTATTCTCATAgattaactagcttttgcccgcgacttcgtccacctTAAATgtctataaatattgtttcaatCTCTATTACTGCAAAGTTTCCTGAAAATCCGTTTGGTGTTTTTTTGagtaaaagagtaacaaacgcACATCCTTATGAActtccacatttttattactcgtataatcgtaaaagttatattagtaggataatatTCCTATTTTAAGACATGAAGTATgggaaaaaaatgaaaagcaAATGGCCTGTGTTACTCTGTGTAAAGGTATAACAGTAAAATCAGGCATAAAGAATTCTCGGAAATTGCGACAATTACCTACGCCAGTAAAATTGGCCTGACGCCTAAATAGCTGCTAATGCAAAATAGCTAATTATGCTGCTGCTTACTtcagttttaaagaaaatccaATGGTGGTGACGTGAAAGGTCAAACAGGCACCTAATATGGTATTTGAATGTCCTTGGAGACAAAATACTGGTGGTAGAAGGAAATATTGAAATCTGCTTTTAATCAGTtaattaagaagaaaaaagtattCATATGCTGTAAAAGATttgaacagtttttttttttcaaacgaaAGGGTTACAGTAAAATCAACTATGTGTGTTCTAAACAAGATTGATCAAAAACTTAAAGGCGAAAGAGCACACAAGCAAACATACTACTGCATTATTTAAGGTCGTGTTAAAATGGCGGATTACTGGGTCCTGACATATAGAACCACAAAGTACAACTACtaagaattttgttttaaactatatatgCATAAAAGCAACATATCAATCATccatttataattcaatttgatCACTGGCCATATTACTATATTACGTTTGCcttattatgaatatttaatagttCTACCACCACCTGTGTTTAAGGCGTTAAGTAATAATTGTATAGTAAGGTGTGATATTAAACACTCTGCATTTGACACGATACcgtgttttatacatataagtttTATGGAAAACGATTATCAAATAGAAATTTACCTCTTATGGGCTgcacttttaatttatgactATTCCCGGTGAATTAAAAAGATATGTTATAAATGTTGAAAAAGTattcaataaaagaaaagtaaGTACTAATTTCAATGGTATTAACGAAAAATTtgagtttttaattatcatcCTGTGATTTTATTCACTTCTATCgcgtttataaacaaaaccttCTTCTCGTATAATATGGATCGAACTTCATTCGGTAAGCATCATGATcttgatcatatgtatatgtatattcaaatcaaaaatatacaattaacGCTTTACTGAAGTAAGGTTTTTAaggtaatttaattacttatcaATAATCGCCTCGCTTGCTTAACAAGTAATAAGATACGCTTTATGAGAAACTCTGCCAACAAAATTGCAAGTTCATGTGCGATATACCAAGACTGGCCGGCTGCAAGGCTTCAGCTAACTTGGACGTTCCACTATCGGTAACTGATAGTCTAAGATAACCAACTAATGCACAAATTTAACTttagataaaataagtttgataattatttttatacaacttATAATGcttcattattttgaaaattgattTGATTCAGAGTTGCAATGTTGCAGATTACTCATATTATTGCCATCCTAGTTGTTAAACGTTTTTGATAAAACAAGAGGGCTGAATGTTTTGATCCAATACAAATAACACATACAGACGAATAATGTAATGGTATagagaaattttaattaataaacttttagttaaattaagtgaaacaataataaaactttataacaatatttcttTCAGGTAAGGTCCAAAATACATGCGtgcataatataatatgcaatatatataatacgatttgtaaattaaattttagtttgtaattattttttttcgtttttataagtagttttagctttagttttaattcgAGTTTATTtcgataattatttttaaaccttaataaatgagattttgatatttaaagacataaaaaaaacggaaaagacataaagtggaaagaggtagtctctgcctacccctccgggaaagaggcgtgattttatgtatgtatgtatgtataaaaaaaacatacatttaaaaaataaacaaaaaaaaaggattaaaaaatacttgaacACATCCTTTTGTGACTGAAAAGTTTCCAATCAAAGGGTTGTATTTCGCATTCTCAACACAGGTGCGTTTTAGGGGGTTACTATGGCGAGAGAACTTAAGTGACTCATACCTGTGCTTGGTCCACTGCTGACTCAGCCGGCGACACCCCTTTGCTTCAGCAccgcaaaattaaaaaaaaaaaggttttaaaattggaaactGATAAACTggctagttttaaaaatatattgcttattttggaaaaatataatttaattttattaatttgaaattgaaagttTGTTCTCGAGTGGGTTTGTAGGGGTGCGCGGTTGTCCGCACGGCAGGGCGGTCGTCACAGGACTGACGGGTTGGGACAGGGTGCGCACCCTGGCGCGTGCGGTGGCACGGGCCGTACGAACCCGCCTACAGGCCGTTTAAAAATTACAGCGCATTATCGTATTACAAcgattttaaacatatttttggaACTTATGGAGAAGGTGTAGACCGATGAAGTATCAGCGGACCGGCCAAAACTTGTCAATTTCTAAAACCAATTCTTAATATGACGaacatgttaaaataaatttgactaatttttttagtatacttctcagaaatataaaaaaattaagacaacATTTAATGAGAAATCTCGCAAACATTCCACAAGAACTTGTAgcttttatctttttcattcTTCTCTGCTAGAAACTGTAAGACTACACTTAATATTtcagtgtaataaaaaaaattacattaattgttTGAAAATACAATCGTAAGTCAATTCATTGTCCACATTCTTCGATTTCCTTTAAGTACAATCACgacttaatattaaaacaccCTGTAAACTCCACCGAAGCGTGTCGTACGTGCAGCGGAACAATGTCTAGGCCCCCATACACGCGCCACAAGTGTTCACGGCGATTTCCACCATCCTGTACCGACGACACGAGATGTCACCAGATAAGGCCCGCACCTTACGAAGACCATGAACTCAGGAGTTCAGGAAAATAATTCTAGTTTGTGTTTGGAATACAATAGAATAATTGTTTCAGCGTCGGCGTTCAAAAGGTGCCCGAAATATACACTCATGTACCAATTTCTCTCTTCTACCATATACCAGTGTCTTTGCTTGAGTTTGATTGCTAATCGATTATtatcttacggtgaggaaaccTTCACATATAACTAACTGGTAGCAACTGAAATATACCATATGCAAATACGTATGTACCGATACAAGTATAATTCATAGCTACATAAGTACATGCATCATTCTTCTTTACTTTAGGGGTAGGTAAAGTCCCAAAATTTGTCACATAGGTTACATTGTAGACAAACGTAGGTTTTATTgttaacttacatacattattcCTTAgtatagtattatatatactaaactagctgtgcccgcgacttcgtccgcgtggaatagttattttgggcatcatatttatttttgcaaacatcctactcggctttatcaattataacaAAGGAAGTATTAAAAGTAGAATGatacctatctatatgtaggaagtaggatagagcaaggcggtcacgcgtattagaaagaacgctggttcgccgaattaaatgtttcgctgcaaattgcttataacgactatatctcaaaacctattcgtctgatttatatactgtaaatggcaattttagtctacatgaaaagccgaaagtaataaacatatttatttggataaggattaatactgaattaaagaaaattggtttcaaaataacttatgtttataatgaaaaaataatcttaaaaaatgaacataaaagtggttattgtaagtaaaccttaagagatagatatatgctctcgcggacttttttgtggcaaaaaatgagtacttcacatctttagtacattgttttactatatctttgttggtttgcgcagcgttcgcgtggaaagctcgcagatggccgactcattcaactttcacctgcattgttgacgtttcccgtaggaaatccgggataaaatgtagcctatagccttcctcgataaatagactatctaacagtgaaagaattattcaaatcggttcagtagtttctgagattagcgcgtttaaacaaacaaacaaacaataaaatgtagcctatagccttcctcgataaatagactatctaacagtgaaagaattattcaaatcggttcagtagtttctgagattagcgcgtttaaacaaacaaacaaacaaataaaacaaactcttcagctttataatattagtatagatttgctACCTACTTAAGTAATAACTCGATGTTTAGTATAGCCtctgtaaaattatttcactcTAAATATCGCATACAGCCGTGATCATGTTCAAggtttaatttacatactgAATGTTAGTTTGTCACTCCATAGCAGTCATGATTATGTAAAGGAATTTGCATACCAAACGACGTACTTACCTACGTGCTAAAAGAATAGTTGATTTGGTAAAGTGCagaaaaagaaagagaatTATAAACTTAGAAGAACCACATAACATAGTTCTCAACATTTCTCTGGAACTAACTCACAAATGTATTGTAATTGTTAGTATGGGATTGaggtaaataattatgtactcCTGTCCATACTAACCAATATTACAAACGCGAAagtagtttgtttgttcgttgtCTTTGTACGCCTTATCttctgaaccaatcttcttgaaatttttcgTAGAGAGAGAGAAGGACATAGAGTACTTTTCATCGCGGTAAAAatgttcccgtgggattagcAAAAAACCTgtacttataattttgaaggcgctaaattcgcgcggacagagctgcgggtaaaaaccagttatttataaatgcaaaagaaaaatagcGAGCCCGGTCTGAGTGCCTTTGTGaagatattaatatagatgtaCATCACATATTTATTCCCAAACCAAACTTATCCaaacaaatgtatttaagGTTTCAGAGTTGGAATCCGCGGGAAAGCTGGGCGGCGCGAACTGCCGCCCGCCTTCCGCGCCGCCCAATCGGCTGGCGACCCGCCCTCTCTGCCGCCCAGCCTGTAATTGAAGTAATCGAATCAACACAAGAGTATTcaattagtttgtaatcagCGCAATTGTTTGAAGCGCGAATGAATCTGCATTGATGTCGTTGTCGTCTTTTCGTGCCTCATCTGTGATGTTTCATAATCAGCTTGCATTGTAGCGTGTTCTATACAGGACACTCCTACACATTTTTGTAGGATGGAAAGTTTTAGAGTAACCTTCGGtatcaaactaaaaattaccagaaaattattaattgcaataataaacaaattcatttaatttccTGTACGTATTTATACACGTGTAAAAGCACGACATACCACTACAGAAGGTCATTAAATCCTCACGAACGTCCGGCTTCCAACCTTCTGTTTCACCCTTACTATCCAAtctcttatttttaaagcattGAAGTTCAaaatgttctattctaaaacaaCGGAACAGCGAAGCCGTACTCACGCACGCGCCGGAAGAGCTGCGTCGGCGCATCCTCCCGGTGTCACTTTATCGAGAGCCCTACGTAATCGAATAAGTGTACTTACCTTTGTATCGATTACTCATAACCGTGACGTGGCGATGTTGATAATTCTCTATGCGGaacttcaataaattaaaaaatatattcaactaattaattgattaatgcaatattttttttataatgtctttttatgtatgtacaataaagtatttacaaacaaacaataaaatataattttaaaaactaatagTCTTAATCTAAGAAAATAGTTTTTCCCGAAACGACTCCCGCCTGATCTGCATAACCTCATCAATGTTATGTTACAATGGCTAAgatgtacaggtttcctcgcTGTGCAATATAACTTTCTCTCTACCGCCCACTAAATACAACATTTATCGATACAGTtatctttacaaaattatcTGTCGATGATTTTACAGTGCTCTGAACAGGTAACAAAAACCCTAATTAGAAATTTGGTGGAACTATTAGTTAGAGCTTCCAAGAAAACTATATACATGTAGACATACTGAAAGTGTTGGTCCAAGCCAATGTATGTCGACAAATTACCGATGAAAGTCTGCAATAGCTAAATGCTATATTCTCACACCTATCATTACAGTTGAACAATACCCAAGACCGTGAAATTCCAATGTCATCCTGTAATTAAAGCATGGGAAATGATGCAGGTTTCAATACAACACGCAAAGTCTGTCAAACAGCGATGATCTAATTGAGTGTTATTACGTGATAAaggttataatttttcaaaactcCTTCTTGGTGTTCACAAACTTTTCTTAATACGGCTCtccttttttcttatttatctaattcaaattattttgggAACTCGATAATAAGTTCGTATGCCATAACGACCCAagtaatctttatttataaataaaacggaCGTAAGgattgagataaaataaaggtacttaggttacgtgcgcgtttaatacctgtattatatacaaatagtataatgtaacgtgaaagtttaaaatctgcTGGTAGTATTGccaaaatgaatatttaaagtaaataagcGACTTAATTAGAGACATGACTGAACAATTCGGTGTCCACATATGATACGTGTATCTAGTAGCGAAGCTGTCTCCTCATAGTGACACTATATTTCA
The sequence above is drawn from the Amyelois transitella isolate CPQ chromosome 18, ilAmyTran1.1, whole genome shotgun sequence genome and encodes:
- the LOC106143681 gene encoding zinc finger protein 761-like gives rise to the protein MEAALPHFHRLTTSRFYQHYASPPLRITNEYLHDLVPQHPPTLLQQYLAYYNEPLVPLDLSLKSTTPITPPCTPPPSQKKRSNEDKTPNVKSPKIFRHFEDPDENKSDSDNKSEKRERDDENSNDSESPEAKKLKFTKQFFDELKTCLPSEPETPSKSERSSPDIVEIKDVEERPKKSPKPVTQPAKKSKAVRRLMFDEDKTSPVSGTIIRDLAEDETLVVRKGDIDPAFNVVEVTEEAKALIASIENRLGRYICRLCRRLYGDAFALAQHRCSRIVHIEYRCPECDKVFNCPANLASHRRWHKPRVPGATKRRDAPSSESGRFPCQQCGKLFRRQAYLRKHMMAHELPENDAEKEPSAFRQVQSDYSAYQPEPIRDTNFNTFWNKIPPPPPELNWEEVRTRCVSSCSSEDSRSLDVTGSEDEGGGVGDG